In Vicugna pacos chromosome 1, VicPac4, whole genome shotgun sequence, a single window of DNA contains:
- the LOC140698716 gene encoding uncharacterized protein — MAASALSTCSSDLSYGSRVCLPGSCDSCTGSSWQVDDCPESCCEPRCREPLCCEPRCCEPLCCEPRCCEPLCCEPRSCEPHCLTLLCAPVSCEPSPCCQLTCEPSICQSGCSSSCTALCCPQSSCQPSCCTSSPCQQDCCRPVCCRPVCCTPVCCRPVCCEPTLCPSSCCRPSSSVSLLCRPVCRPACCAPAPPCQPSCCRPASCVSLLCRPVCRPACCAPAPSCQPSCCRPASCVSLLCRPRCSRLACCVSDSA; from the coding sequence ATGGCCGCTTCCGCTCTGTCCACCTGCTCCAGCGACCTGAGCTACGGCAGCCGGGTCTGCCTGCCCGGTTCCTGTGACTCCtgcactggctcctcctggcaGGTGGACGACTGCCCAGAGAGCTGCTGCGAGCCCCGCTGCCGCGAGCCCCTCTGCTGCGAGCCCCGCTGCTGTGAGCCCCTCTGCTGTGAGCCCCGCTGCTGTGAGCCCCTCTGCTGTGAGCCCCGCTCCTGCGAGCCCCACTGCCTGACCCTCCTCTGCGCCCCAGTGAGCTGTGAGCCCAGCCCCTGCTGCCAGCTGACCTGTGAGCCCAGCATCTGCCAATCAGGCTGCAGCAGCTCCTGCACAGCCTTGTGCTGCCCGCAGTCTAGCTGCCAGCCCTCCTGCTGCACCTCCTCCCCCTGCCAGCAGGACTGCTGCAGGCCCGTGTGCTGCAGGCCCGTGTGCTGCACACCTGTCTGCTGCAGGCCCGTGTGCTGTgagcccaccctctgcccctcgTCCTGCTGCAGAccctcctcctctgtgtccctGCTCTGCCGCCCCGTGTGCAGACCCGCCTGCTGTGCCCCCGCCCCCCCCTGCCAGCCCAGCTGCTGCCGCCCAGCCTCCTGCGTGTCCCTGCTCTGCCGCCCCGTGTGCAGACCTGCCTGctgtgcccccgccccctcctgccAGCCCAGCTGCTGCCGCCCGGCCTCCTGCGTGTCCCTGCTCTGCCGCCCCAGGTGCTCCCGCTTGGCCTGCTGTGTCTCTGACTCGGCCTAG